From the Bombus pascuorum chromosome 7, iyBomPasc1.1, whole genome shotgun sequence genome, one window contains:
- the LOC132909036 gene encoding U1 small nuclear ribonucleoprotein C, with product MPKYYCDYCDTYLTHDSPSVRKTHCQGRKHKDNVKYFYQKWMEEQAQHLIDATTAAFKAGKIASNPFAANKGAAIPPPPNLGPRPGVPPQGPPGMMPPPGMHPGGPMGPGGPMMMGPHGPMPPMMGMRPPMMGPMGPMGPMMGPMGPMGPMRPPMNGPPPPMGGPPPMKK from the coding sequence ATGCCAAAATAttactgtgattattgtgacACGTACCTAACGCATGATTCGCCGAGTGTACGGAAAACTCACTGTCAGGGTCGTAAACATAAggataatgttaaatatttctatcagAAATGGATGGAGGAACAAGCACAACACCTAATCGATGCAACAACGGCGGCATTCAAAGCTGGAAAAATCGCATCTAACCCCTTCGCAGCAAACAAAGGAGCAGCAATTCCACCACCTCCAAATCTTGGACCACGTCCTGGAGTACCACCTCAGGGTCCTCCAGGTATGATGCCACCTCCAGGGATGCATCCTGGTGGCCCTATGGGTCCAGGAGGCCCGATGATGATGGGGCCACATGGGCCAATGCCACCAATGATGGGTATGAGGCCACCTATGATGGGACCTATGGGGCCAATGGGACCAATGATGGGTCCTATGGGACCTATGGGTCCAATGAGACCGCCAATGAATGGACCACCACCTCCTATGGGAGGACCTCCACCGATGAAGAAATAA